A region from the Branchiostoma lanceolatum isolate klBraLanc5 chromosome 2, klBraLanc5.hap2, whole genome shotgun sequence genome encodes:
- the LOC136427753 gene encoding centromere protein K-like: MGTPEDYDRVSSFSTSMGNSPDWTPVASAKCEMKQECVEVWRDVNMVQQRLQETAGAGPADHTSPLLAVSRAKQLQLQAQVEVLESKQPQLVSAHKKVVEAVLVNGLKESLEQLSELLPAMKAQQKELSASLELEEQLLQQRQELGRMLEGRLAEVPDAQATSADSRVKTFRRKIKRAEQFHGNLVQNLEEFLDKHFPPPQPANGRRRRRHGSGPVDKTLDADDPQWETLNKMIETLINKSLDSPHDPYIPIEPRYWPPYVETLLRCGIAQRHPEDSMRFKLAPFNL, encoded by the exons ATGGGGACACCGGAGGATTACGATCGCGTGTCTTCCTTTTCTACATCGATGGGAAACAGCCCAGATTGGACGCCGGTCGCCTCGGCGAAGTGCGAGATGAAGCAGGAGTGTGTGGAGGTGTGGCGGGACGTCAACATGGTTCAGCAAAG ATTACAAGAGACAGCAGGTGCAGGTCCTGCAGACCACACCTCCCCTCTGCTGGCTGTGAGCAGAGCCAAACAGCTGCAGCTGCAAGCGCAGGTGGAAGTACTGGAGTCGAAGCAGCCGCAGCTCGTGTCTGCCCACAAAAAG GTGGTGGAAGCAGTTCTGGTAAATGGTCTGAAGGAGTCCCTGGAGCAGCTGTCTGAACTCCTCCCAGCCATGAAGGCACAGCAGAAGGAGCTGTCTGCATCCCTGGAGTTGGAGGAACAGTTGTTACAGCAGAGACAGGAGTTGGGGAGGATGCTGGAGGGTCGCCTGGCAGAAGTACCAGACGCACAAGCAACATCGGCAGATAGTAGG GTCAAAACATTTAGAAGGAAAATAAAGCGGGCAGAGCAGTTCCATGGCAACCTGGTCCAGAACTTGGAGGAATTCTTGGACAAACACTTCCCTCCCCCACAGCCAGCAAATGGAAGAAGACGACGGCGGCACGGATCCGGCCCCGTGGACAAGACTCTTGATGCTGATGACCCCCAGTGGGAGACCCTGAACAAAATGATAGAGACACTTATAAACAAGTCTCTGGACTCACCACACGATCCATACATACCCATAGAGCCCAGATATTGGCCACCATACGTTGAGACACTACTGAGATGTGGTATTGCACAAAGGCATCCAGAGGACAGCATGAGATTTAAACTGGCACCATTCAACCTCTGA